A DNA window from Thalassospiraceae bacterium LMO-JJ14 contains the following coding sequences:
- a CDS encoding DMT family transporter produces the protein MRDGNIFSGDGNDMGEEAAYSHGPKHPTARKATLKGVAYMAISGLLITSLHVLVRDVSSTVHPIEIAFFRNVIGFVLLIPFLLRQDRTQWKSKQPKLQFFRSIVGVMAMITWFVCLSLMPVGDATAISFVTVLFVTTGAALFLGEKVGIRRWTAIAIGFVGTLIIIRPGSGILGPGVLVALASTVFWAASILCVKVLSRTDSSVTMVFTANVYFTIFSFIPALFVWTWPTVEELGWMLLIGVLAMVGHLCMATALRSSDATVVAPVDYLRMVWAAGIGYLVFGEFPDAWTWIGGTVIFLSTVYITYRESRRNRDHKAQRPPATPTPTVES, from the coding sequence TTGCGTGACGGTAACATTTTTTCCGGGGACGGCAACGACATGGGCGAAGAAGCTGCCTACAGCCACGGCCCGAAACATCCGACTGCCCGCAAGGCGACGCTCAAGGGTGTCGCGTACATGGCGATCTCAGGATTGCTGATTACCTCGCTGCACGTCCTCGTCCGCGACGTTTCCAGCACCGTGCATCCGATCGAGATCGCATTCTTTCGCAATGTCATCGGATTCGTTCTGCTGATTCCTTTTTTGCTGCGACAGGACCGCACGCAGTGGAAAAGCAAGCAGCCGAAACTGCAGTTCTTCCGCTCCATCGTCGGTGTGATGGCGATGATAACGTGGTTCGTGTGTCTTAGCCTGATGCCGGTGGGCGACGCCACGGCGATCAGTTTCGTCACCGTGCTTTTTGTCACCACGGGGGCGGCACTGTTCCTCGGCGAGAAAGTCGGGATCCGGCGCTGGACGGCCATTGCCATCGGTTTTGTCGGGACCTTGATCATCATTCGCCCGGGATCGGGGATTCTCGGGCCGGGGGTGCTGGTGGCATTGGCCTCGACCGTTTTCTGGGCGGCGTCGATCCTATGCGTCAAGGTGCTGTCCAGGACCGACAGCAGCGTCACCATGGTCTTTACGGCCAACGTTTATTTCACGATCTTCTCATTCATACCGGCGCTCTTCGTGTGGACATGGCCGACGGTGGAAGAACTCGGCTGGATGCTGCTGATCGGGGTGCTGGCGATGGTCGGCCATCTGTGCATGGCGACAGCGCTCAGGTCGTCGGACGCCACCGTTGTCGCACCGGTCGATTATCTGCGTATGGTCTGGGCTGCGGGGATCGGCTATCTGGTGTTCGGCGAATTTCCGGACGCCTGGACCTGGATCGGCGGCACGGTCATCTTTCTCAGCACCGTCTATATCACGTACCGGGAATCCCGCCGCAATCGGGATCATAAGGCGCAGCGGCCGCCGGCGACACCGACGCCGACAGTCGAATCCTAG